A single window of Fischerella sp. PCC 9605 DNA harbors:
- a CDS encoding 2-isopropylmalate synthase, producing MKTKSERIIIFDTTLRDGEQCPGATLNIDEKLTIAKQLARLGVDVIEAGFAFASPGDFEAVNKIAQIVGTETGPVICSLARARQEDIKAAAQAIRPAAKGRIHTFIATSDIHLKYKLKKTRQEVLAIAEEMVTYAKSFTDDIEFSPEDAGRSEPEFLYEVLERAIAAGATTVNIPDTVGYTTPSEFGALIKGIKDNVPNIDKAIISVHGHNDLGLAVANFLEAVKNGARQLECTINGIGERAGNAALEELIMALHVRRQYFNPFLGRPAESEEPLTNIDTRQIYKTSRMVSNLTGLLVQPNKAIVGANAFAHESGIHQDGVLKNKLTYEIMDAQLIGLTENQIVLGKHSGRNAFRTRLRELGYELTETELNKAFVRFKEVADKKKEISDWDLEAIVNDEIQQAPDLFKLELVQVSCGSNAKPTATVTLRTPEGEELIDAAIGTGPVDAVYKAINRVIKVPNQLIEFSVQSVTAGIDAIGEVTIRLRHEDRVFSGHAANTDIIVASAQAYVNALNRLYAWLQNQPQPEEVNA from the coding sequence ATGAAAACCAAATCAGAACGCATTATAATTTTTGATACCACACTCAGAGATGGTGAACAATGTCCGGGAGCGACTCTGAATATAGATGAAAAACTTACAATTGCTAAGCAATTAGCGCGTTTAGGCGTCGATGTGATCGAGGCAGGTTTTGCTTTTGCAAGCCCAGGAGATTTTGAAGCAGTTAATAAGATTGCCCAAATTGTAGGGACAGAAACTGGCCCTGTAATTTGTAGTTTGGCAAGAGCGCGACAAGAAGATATTAAAGCTGCTGCCCAAGCTATTAGACCAGCTGCAAAAGGTAGAATTCACACCTTCATAGCTACTTCTGATATTCACCTCAAATATAAGTTGAAAAAAACTAGACAAGAGGTGTTGGCGATCGCTGAAGAGATGGTCACTTATGCAAAAAGTTTCACCGATGATATTGAATTTTCTCCTGAAGATGCAGGACGCTCCGAACCAGAATTTCTCTACGAAGTTTTAGAGCGAGCGATCGCCGCTGGCGCAACAACAGTTAATATTCCTGATACCGTTGGTTACACCACTCCAAGTGAATTTGGAGCCTTAATTAAAGGCATTAAAGACAACGTTCCTAACATCGATAAAGCTATTATTTCTGTTCACGGACACAACGATTTAGGCTTAGCTGTTGCCAACTTCTTAGAAGCAGTCAAAAATGGTGCTAGGCAGTTAGAATGCACCATTAATGGTATTGGTGAACGAGCAGGAAATGCAGCGCTAGAAGAGTTGATCATGGCATTGCATGTGCGGCGGCAGTATTTTAACCCCTTCTTGGGACGTCCCGCAGAATCTGAAGAACCCCTGACAAATATCGATACCAGGCAGATTTATAAAACCTCCCGCATGGTTTCCAATTTGACAGGGCTGTTAGTGCAGCCAAATAAAGCGATTGTGGGAGCGAATGCCTTTGCCCACGAATCGGGAATCCATCAAGATGGTGTGCTAAAAAACAAGCTCACCTATGAAATTATGGATGCCCAATTAATCGGTTTGACAGAAAATCAAATTGTTTTGGGCAAACATTCAGGTAGAAACGCCTTCCGTACCCGCTTGCGAGAATTGGGTTATGAACTGACAGAAACTGAATTAAATAAAGCATTTGTCAGGTTCAAAGAAGTAGCCGATAAAAAGAAAGAAATTAGTGATTGGGATTTGGAAGCTATTGTTAATGATGAAATTCAACAAGCTCCCGATCTGTTTAAATTAGAGTTAGTGCAAGTTTCCTGCGGTAGCAACGCCAAACCCACCGCTACAGTCACTCTGCGTACCCCAGAAGGTGAAGAATTAATCGATGCAGCTATTGGTACAGGCCCTGTGGATGCTGTTTACAAAGCCATCAATCGCGTTATTAAGGTACCCAACCAGTTGATTGAATTTTCCGTGCAGTCAGTCACAGCAGGAATAGATGCAATTGGGGAAGTCACTATCCGTTTGCGGCACGAAGATAGAGTTTTCTCTGGCCATGCGGCAAATACAGATATTATCGTGGCATCAGCGCAAGCATACGTCAATGCATTGAATCGGCTATATGCTTGGTTGCAAAATCAGCCTCAGCCGGAAGAAGTCAATGCTTAG
- a CDS encoding RecQ family ATP-dependent DNA helicase, with translation MNHPATTSWHEVRAAFQKIWGYEDFRPPQGEIIHSLLAKKDTLIIMPTGGGKSICFQLPALLQTGLTLVVSPLVALMENQVQELRQRNLSAALLHSELPSSQRRQTLYALEQQKLRLLYLSPETLFSPPVWQRLCQPQLAINGLILDEAHCLVQWGETFRPAYRRIGAVRPALLKSKPVGTKIVLAAFTATADPLAQKIIQGTLQLDQPAVFRLNPYRSNLNLRVQIVWTPRDRKQQLLKFIQQRPQTAGLVYVRSRRDSENLVAWLEEIGYVTASYHAGLGAEERRAIEAKWIEGKMPFVICTSAFGMGINKPDVRWVVHFHAPLLLSEYVQEIGRAGRDGKPAQALTLIGEPTGWLDPGDKQRQRFFEEKVRSQQRQAQQLMKKLPKTGEVNAVAREFPDAAVALSLLHSIGQLNWLDPFHYSIISGAKSQPTTQLQAAKQMNQYLTTKQCRWQFLLNAFGFEKDAANWRCGHCDNCS, from the coding sequence ATGAATCATCCAGCAACAACTTCATGGCACGAAGTCCGCGCTGCATTCCAAAAAATCTGGGGTTATGAAGATTTCCGTCCGCCACAGGGAGAAATTATCCATAGTTTGTTGGCGAAAAAGGATACACTGATTATCATGCCCACAGGTGGGGGAAAATCAATTTGCTTTCAACTTCCAGCGTTGTTGCAAACAGGATTAACTTTGGTGGTTTCGCCTTTAGTGGCGTTGATGGAAAACCAAGTTCAAGAATTACGTCAACGTAACTTAAGTGCTGCCCTCTTACACAGCGAATTGCCCTCTTCCCAGCGACGGCAAACTCTCTACGCTTTGGAACAACAAAAGCTAAGATTACTATACTTATCGCCAGAAACTTTATTTAGTCCCCCAGTTTGGCAAAGATTATGCCAGCCGCAACTTGCAATCAACGGCTTGATTTTAGATGAGGCACATTGCCTAGTGCAATGGGGAGAAACATTTCGACCTGCTTATCGAAGAATCGGGGCAGTGCGACCAGCACTATTGAAATCAAAACCTGTGGGAACAAAAATAGTGCTAGCCGCTTTCACTGCCACCGCCGATCCTCTAGCCCAAAAAATAATCCAAGGAACTCTACAACTAGACCAACCAGCAGTTTTTCGTTTGAATCCCTATCGTTCTAATCTTAATCTAAGAGTCCAGATAGTTTGGACTCCACGGGATAGAAAGCAACAATTATTAAAATTTATCCAACAAAGACCACAAACAGCAGGATTAGTTTACGTTCGCAGCAGACGAGATAGTGAGAATTTAGTTGCATGGTTGGAAGAGATAGGTTACGTTACAGCCAGTTATCATGCTGGATTGGGTGCAGAGGAACGCCGCGCGATCGAGGCTAAGTGGATAGAAGGAAAAATGCCATTTGTTATTTGCACTTCTGCCTTTGGTATGGGGATAAACAAGCCAGATGTACGTTGGGTAGTTCACTTTCACGCACCCTTGTTGCTATCAGAGTATGTGCAAGAAATTGGACGCGCGGGACGGGATGGCAAACCAGCGCAGGCGCTGACCTTGATCGGTGAACCTACAGGATGGTTAGATCCAGGAGATAAGCAAAGACAAAGATTTTTTGAAGAAAAAGTGCGATCGCAACAACGTCAAGCACAGCAACTGATGAAAAAATTGCCAAAAACCGGGGAAGTGAACGCAGTGGCGCGAGAATTTCCCGATGCTGCTGTTGCACTTTCTCTACTGCACAGTATTGGTCAGTTGAATTGGCTTGACCCTTTCCATTACAGCATTATTTCTGGCGCGAAAAGTCAACCAACAACACAATTACAAGCTGCCAAGCAGATGAATCAGTATCTGACCACCAAGCAGTGCCGCTGGCAGTTTTTGTTGAATGCTTTTGGTTTTGAAAAAGATGCTGCAAATTGGCGTTGTGGACATTGCGATAATTGTAGTTAG
- a CDS encoding LabA-like NYN domain-containing protein, which translates to MGSSMNRLSIFVDGNNMFYAQQKNGWFFDPRRVLEYFRHEQPDTTLINAFWYTGLKDQQDQRGFRDALISLGYTVRTKVLKEYYDDSSGRYSQKANLDIEIVVDMFNTVEQYDRVVLFSGDGDFERAIELLRSKNTHITVVSTEGMIARELRNATDRYIDLNDIRDQIEKIDG; encoded by the coding sequence ATGGGTTCCTCGATGAATCGTCTGTCTATTTTTGTAGACGGAAACAATATGTTCTATGCTCAACAAAAAAATGGCTGGTTTTTTGATCCGCGACGAGTCTTAGAATACTTCAGACACGAACAGCCAGACACAACTTTAATCAATGCCTTCTGGTACACTGGCTTAAAAGATCAACAAGATCAAAGAGGTTTTAGAGATGCTTTAATTAGTCTAGGATATACTGTTAGAACTAAAGTTCTCAAAGAATATTATGATGATTCTTCCGGTCGTTATTCACAAAAAGCTAATTTAGATATTGAAATTGTTGTAGATATGTTTAACACTGTAGAGCAATACGATCGAGTGGTTTTATTTAGTGGAGATGGAGATTTTGAAAGAGCTATAGAACTATTGCGTTCAAAAAACACCCATATTACAGTAGTATCAACGGAGGGAATGATAGCTAGAGAATTACGTAATGCCACGGATAGATATATAGATTTAAATGATATTCGTGACCAAATAGAAAAAATAGATGGATAG